GAACGCCAAGGGCCATCCCATCGTGATGGGCATGGACAAGTTCGCCGAGATCGTGGACGCGAAATCGGGCGGCAAGATCAAGGTCACGGTGTTCCCGGGCGGCGCCCTGGGCAGCGACCAGGCCAACGTGTCGGCGCTGCAGGGCGGCTCGATCGAGATGGCCTCGATGAACTCGGGCATCTTCGCGAGCCTGGTCAAGGAGTTCGCGGTCTACGACTTTCCCTTCCTGTTCGCCAACGCGCGCGAGGCCGACGCCGTGGTCGACGGCGCCTTCGGCAAGTCGCTGCACGCCAAGCTCGAAGAGAAAGGCCTGGTGGGCCTGGGCTACTACGAACTGGGCTTTCGCCACATCTCCAACAGCAAGCGCCCCATCACCAAGGTCGAAGACATCGCGGGCCTGAAGCTGCGCGTGATCCCCAACCCGATCAACATCGACTGGGTGAACGCGCTGGGCGCCAACCCCACGCCGCTGCCTTTCCCCGAGCTCTACGCCGCGCTGGAGCAAAAGGCGGTGGACGGCCAGGAGAACCCCGTGGCCACCATCAACGGCGCCAAGCTCTACGAGGTGCAGAAGCACCTGGCGCTCACGAGCCACCAGTACAACCCGCAGTCCATCGTGGTGAGCAAGAAGTTCTGGGACGGCCTGTCGGCCGACGAGAAGAAGCTGCTGCAGGACGCGGCCAACGAGTCCATCAAGTACCAGCGCGAGCAGTCGCGCGCGGCGGCCGCGGGCATCCTCGATCAGCTCAAGAAGGCCGGCATGCAGGTCACCGAGCTGCCGCCGGCCGAGGTGGCCAAGCTGCGCGACAAGATGAAGCCCGTGATCGCCAAGCATTCGGCCGCGGTGGGCGAGGCCACGGTGCAGTCGCTCATGGCCGAGCTCGACAAACTGCGCAAGTAAGCCCCGCATGAACGCTCGCCTGCCCGCGGCGGGCCGCATCGACGGCCACACCGAGTTGATCGTGCACCTGGGCTACCCCACGCACAGCTTCAAGGCGCCGCTGATCTACAACCCGTACTTCGCGGCCGCGAACATCAACGCCGTGGTGGTGCCCATGGCC
This is a stretch of genomic DNA from Hydrogenophaga crocea. It encodes these proteins:
- a CDS encoding TRAP transporter substrate-binding protein; the protein is MKRHFLKTTIAALALAAIGLAGSAHAQSRNIKFVNQNAKGHPIVMGMDKFAEIVDAKSGGKIKVTVFPGGALGSDQANVSALQGGSIEMASMNSGIFASLVKEFAVYDFPFLFANAREADAVVDGAFGKSLHAKLEEKGLVGLGYYELGFRHISNSKRPITKVEDIAGLKLRVIPNPINIDWVNALGANPTPLPFPELYAALEQKAVDGQENPVATINGAKLYEVQKHLALTSHQYNPQSIVVSKKFWDGLSADEKKLLQDAANESIKYQREQSRAAAAGILDQLKKAGMQVTELPPAEVAKLRDKMKPVIAKHSAAVGEATVQSLMAELDKLRK